GTGCCCGCACGTCCTGGAGGTAGTCCTTCACGAAGGCGATGTTCTGCAGCCGCCCGTCCATGGCATCGAACTGGTACTCCAGGCCCGTCACCAGCGACGTCACGCCTCGGGGCGCGGAGAGCGGATCCGGCTGGTTGTTCGCCTGGAGCCGGCGGTCCTCGCCCGTCCGCGCCACGAACGTGGGCGACACCGCGAGCCGCAGCGTGTGCGGGCCGCCGGGCACGGGCGTCCAGGCGGCGTTGAGCCGCGCGAACGCGGTGTGCTGGTTGACGTAGCGCTCCGTGCCGCCTTCGGTGATCTCCCCGGGCTGGGGCAGGGTGAGGAAGCAGCGGCCATACCAGTCGTAGGCGCACGAGCCGATGTCGAGGAACCGGTTGCGGCGGAACGTGTACCCGCCCACCGCGTCCACGCTCACGCCCGGGTCGTAGGTCTGCGCGTAGCGCAGCGTGGCGCCCGCGGAGCCGTCGGCGGTGGTCACCTCGCCGTAGGCGGACTCCATGTTGACGTCGTTCTGGATGTCGCGGCCGGCGGCGTTGAAGAAGCCGCGCACCAGCAGCCGCCGCGCCCAGGGCTTGTCCACGAAGCCCGCCTCGACGCTAGCCCCGCCCGCGCGGTAGCCGTCGTGGAAGCGCCGCACCTCCACGGGCACGGGCTTGCCCAGGTCGTTGGGCACCTCCACGTTGACGGGGTAGTCGTTGCGCGCGTCGTCGTAGAAGCCGTGCGCGCGCACCATCAGGCCGGTGGAGTCCTGGTAGTGGCGCCCGCTCGCGGTGAAGCGGTGGGTGTTGAAGGAGGCCAGCTCGTAGGAGCCCGCCACGGCCGAGCCGCGCACGTCCTGGTCCGTGACGAGCTCCACCGCGCCGCCAAGCACGTCCGCGCCGAAGCGGATGGGCACCACGCCCGTGTAGACCTCCATCTGCTGCACCAGGTTCACGGGCACGTTCGCCAGGCCCGGGCCGTAGCCCGCGAACTCCAGCGGCACGCCGTCGATGAAGAAGCGCACCTGATCATCCGACAGGCCCGCGATGGAGATGCGCGCGCCGCTGCCCAGGCCGCCCGTGCGGCGCACGTCCACGCCCTCCGTGCGCGCCAGCGCGGTGCCCAGGTCGGCGGACTCCATGCGGGCCTGCTCCAGCTCGATGACCTGCACGGCCTCCGCGGACTTGCGGCGGCGCTCGGCGCGCGTCTCGCCCACGGAGGTGACCTCGACGTCCTCCTCGTACTCGGTCGGGGCCTCGTCGTCCTGGGAGGCCGGGGCCTTCGGGCCGCTGGACAGCGCGGGCGGGGGCGTGGCGGCCACGGCCTTGGAGCGGCCGGGCAACTGGAAGACATACGTGTACGTGACGCGCGCGGGGGCCAGGACGCCGTTGCGCTTCGCGGGCATGAAGCGGAACTGGAGCGCGGCGGTGCGCGCGGCTTCATCGAAGCCGTGGCCCACGGGCTCCATCACCTCCGCCTCCGTCACCACGCCCTGCGTGTCCACGCGCAGGCGCAGACGGACGTTCGCCTCCAACCGCGCGCGCTCCGCCTCCTCGGGGTAGGGCGCTTCCACGGCGTGGATCAGCTTCGGCAGCTCGATGACGGGCTCCGCCGGAGCGGCCTCGGGTGTGGCCGCCGGAGCCTCCGCCTGGGTCGTTCCCGCGTGCGCCAGGCCCCCGAAGCAGATGGAAGACAGCAGGGCCACGCCCACCTGGGACCGCCACCTGCGCTTCGCCTGGGTCGTGATTATGAAAATGGTTATCATTTTCAACGGCGCGACGTTTAGCCGCACGTACTCCGGACTGTCAAGGCTCCATGGCAAGTCAGGCAGCGCGGTCCTGAGGGGTGCGCACCGTGGTGTGGAGGCCGTCCGCGACGCGGAACGCGAGCTGGAGGGATTGGTCTGCGTTGAGGCGCGGATCACAGTGCGTGTGGTAGCGGTCGGAGAGGTCGTCCTCGGACACGTCCAGCGGGCCGCCCAGGCACTCGGTGACGTCCTGACCGGTCATCTCCAGGTGGAGGCCACCGGGGTGCACGCCCTCGGCGGCGGCGACCTGGAGGAAGCCCATCACCTCCGCGAGGATCCGCTCCAGCGAGCGCGTCTTGTAGCCGTTGCTGGCCTTGTGCGTGTTGCCGTGCATCGGGTCGATGGACCACACCACGGGGCTGCCGTGGCGCCGGGTGGCGGCCATCAGCCGGGGCAGGCGCGCGGCGACCTGATCCGAACCGAAGCGCCCGATGAGCGTGAGCTTTCCGGGGAGGCCCTGGGGGTTGAGCGTGTCGATGAGGCGGACCAGGTCGTCCGGCTCCATCGTGGGACCGCACTTGAGCCCGATGGGGTTCTGGATGCCGCGCATGAACTCCACGTGGCCGCCGTCCAGTTGGCGGGTGCGCTCGCCAATCCAGAGCATGTGCGCGGACGTGTCGTACCAGCCGCCCGTCGCCTCATCGACGCGGGTCATGGCCTGTTCGACGTTGAGGAGCAGGGCCTCGTGGCTGGTGAAGAAGTCCACCGGGCGCACGGCGCCTTCGGACTCCGGCCGGTGGCCCAGGAGGCGGGTCAGGTCCGTGTAGCCCTCGCGCGCGAAGGCCCGCACCAGTTGCAGCGTCTCCGCGGACTGGTGGTACGCGCGCAGCAGGCGCTGGGGATCCGGTGTGCGCTCGCGCGCGTCGAAGTCCATGCCGTTGATGATGTCGCCGCGGTAGCTGGGCAGGGTGACGCCGTTGACGGTCTCCGTGGCGTTGGAGCGCGGCTTGGCGAACTGGCCGGCGATGCGGCCCACCTTCACCACCGGGCAGCCACCCGCGAACGTGAGCACGCCCGCCATCTGGAGCAGCAACTGGAAGGTGTCGCGCACGTTCCGCGCGGAGAACTCCTTGAAGCTCTCCGCGCAGTCGCCGCCCTGGAGCAGGAAGGCTTTGCCCTCGGCCACCTGTCCCAGGGCTTCGCGCAGACGGCGGGTCTCCTCGGCGTGCACGAGCGGCGGCAGGCGCGCCAACTCCGCCTCCACGCGCGCCAGGGCGGACGGGTCCGGGTAGTCGTCGGGGATGTAGCGGACCGGTTTCGCCCGCCAGGAGGAGGGGGACCAGGAGGAGTTCGTCACGGGAGCGCCGTCACTTTCGGGGGCAGGATTCCCTGCGCGACGCAGGAGTCGAGGTATCGGTAGAGGAGGGTCCGGTCCGTGGGAGGGCAGCGGACGCCGGTGCCCTCCAGCGCGGCCAACAACCGCTCACAGCGGATGGGGCCCAGGCCGAAGGCCGGAGTGGAGTCCCCGCTGCGCAAGTCGAAGAACGCGAGCGTGGCGTCGTGGCCGCCGGAGCCCTTCGCGACGCGGTCGCGCCACTCCGGCACGTGGCACAAGTCCAGCGGGTAGCCGTAGTCGCGCACCCAGCCGAAGAGCTCCGACAGGCGCACCTCCGCGGCGGGCGTCACGTTGAACACCGCGCCCGGATGCGACGCGCGAGAGAGCTGGACGATGGCGCTGGCCACGAAGTCCACCGGCGTCCAGACCTCGCCCACGTCCAGGAGCGGCAGGGCGCGCACGGGCAGGCCCGCGAGCACGATGCGCCACACCAGGTCCTGCGTGTTGACGAGCGCGGTGTCCGGAGCGCCCACCACGCGGCCCAGGCGGTACACCGTCGCGGGCAGGCCGCGCTCGGAGGCCTGTTGCACCAGCCGCTCCGCGATCCACTTGCTCTGCTGGTAGCCGTCGCGAAGGCCCGGGTGCGCGGGGACGAAGGCCTCCGGCACGTCCGGGGACAGGTTCGCCTGGGGCGCCACCGCCAGCGTGGACACGTAGTGGAAGGGCTTGGGGCGGACGGCGGCGGCCAGCTTGAGCAGCTCGCGCGTGCCGCGCACGTTGACGCCCTGGAGGCTGCCGTACTCGCGTACCACGCTGACCACGGCGGCGTTGTGGATGACCGCGTCGCACTCGGCCGCGAGCCCGTGGAAGCGCGTGGCGTCCAGGCCCAGCAGGGGCTGGGAGAGGTCCGCCGGAAGCGCGAGCACCCGCGCCTCCAGTCCGTTCAGGGGCAGCTTCTGGCCGGTCAGCGCCGAGCGCAGCCGCTCCATCGCCTGCGCCTCGTCCTTCGCGCGCACGGGGCAGATGATGCGCGCGTCCGTTCGGGTCAGGAGTTGGTGGAGCAGGTGCGCGCCGACGAAGCCGGTGGCACCCGTGAGCAGCACCTGGCGGTAGTCCTGGCGCGACGGCTCGCGCGCCCAGGCCTCGCCCGTCGTGGAGGGGACGATGTCCTCGCCGAGCTCCGCGTCCGCGAGCATCGCGGCGGTGAGGCCGCCAGCCTCCGCGCCGCCCGTGCTTCCTCCCTGGAGCGCCTGGGCGAGGCCGGACACGGTGGGGTGCTTGAAGACGGTGGCCACGGGGACGTCGCGGCCCACGGCGATGCCCAGGCGGTTGGCCACCTGGATGCTCTGGAGGGACTGGCCGCCCAGCTCGAAGAAGTCGTCCTGGAGCGACGTGGCGGCGCGGCCCAGCACCTGCTCCCAGACCTCCAGCACCGTGCGCTCCATGGGGGTCGCGGAGGCGAGCAGCGCGGCGCTCTCGTCCGCGGGCGTCGCGTTCTGGAGGGCCTTGCGGTCGATCTTCCCGGTGCTGGTGCGCGGCAGCCGCTCCGCGAAGGCGAAGGCGCCGGGCACCATGGGGGCGGGCAGCGCCGCGAGCAGGTGCTTGCGCAGCTCCGCGGGCGACGGCTCGGGCGAGGCCACCAGGTGCGCGCACAGCCGGCGGGAGCCGCCCGGCAGCACCTGTCCGACGACGGCGGCCTCGCGGATACCGGGGTACTTCAGCAACACGGTTTCGACTTCAGCCGGGTCGATGCGGTGGCCGCTGATCTTGAACTCATCGTCCACGCGGCCCACGAACACCAGCTGGCCGTCTTCGCGCACGCGCACCTTGTCGCCGGTGCGGTAGGCGCGGGGCGTTCCCTCCACCGCGTCCAGGCGGGTGAAGCGGGCGGCATCCAGCTCCGGGCGGCCCAGGTAGCCGCGAGCGAGCGCGCCGCCCATGAGGCACAGCTCGCCCTCCTTGCCGGGGGCGGCCAGCCGTCCTTGCGGCGTGACGACCGCGGCGATGACACCGGGCAGCGGGCGGCCGATGGGGACCTCGTCACTGGAGGGCAGGGCGTCCGGCCCCGCGATCTCCGCGACGGTGGCGACGACGGTGGCCTCGGTGGGGCCGTAGGTGTTGAGCAGGCGCACGCGGTCGTCGGCGACGTCCTTCCAGCGGACGATGCGCTCCGGCAGCGCCGCCTCGCCGCCGATGATGACGGTGCGAAGCGCGTCGGGCAGCCGGGCAGCGCCGGTGGACAGGCTGTAGGCCAGCTCGTGCCAGAAGGCGGTGGGCAGGTCGAGCAGGGTGATGCCCGCTTCGGCGCAGGCCTCCATGAGGCGCGGCACCGACTGGAGCATCTCGTCCGTGCGCAGCACCAGCCGCCCGCCCGCGCACAGCGTGACGAAGATCTCCTCCACGCTCGCGTCGAAGTGGAGCGGAGCGAACTGGAGGACCCGGTCCTCGGGACCGACGCGGTAGCGCTGCGTCGCGCTCGCGACGAAGTGGGCCAGCGCCCCGTGCGAAATCTGCACGCCGTTGGGCTGCCCCGTGGAGCCAGATGTGTAGATGACGTAAGCGAGCCGGACCTCGGCGCTCGACGCGGCTTCCGCATCGCGTGCACCTGGCCGTTGGGCAGCTGGAGCCGCCGCGCTGGCAGGCTCCGTCGAATCCGGCGCCGAGGTGGCGGCCTGGTCCAGCCGCTGCACGACGAGCCCACCCGGCGCGGTTGGATCCGTGTCGGGCAAGGGGCGCTCGGACACCACCATCACGGCGGGCCGCGCGTCCTGGAGGATGGCCGCGTTGCGCGTGGCCGGTCCGGTCGGGTCGATGGGCAGGTAACCCGCGCCCGCGAACAGGATGCCCAGGCTGGACACGATGGCGTCGATGCCCCGGGGCACCTTCACCGCCACCGCCGTGTCGGGCCGCACGCCCGCTTCAACCAACCGCGAAGCCAGCGCCTGCGACGCCGTCACCAGCTCGCGGTAGGTCATCCGCCAGCGGCCGTGCTCCAGCGCGACCGCGTCCGGACGGACCTCGGCCTGGGCCTTCAGCAGCTCCAGCACCGGGCGCACCGGCGGCACCGGTCCGCCATCCAGGACGGAGCCAACCTCGCCCGTCGCGGAACGCCGCACCGGCTGCTCCGGCTGAGCCAGCAACGACTCCAGCAACTGGAGGAACCCGCGCTGGTGTTCCTTGAGCGCGGCCTCCGTGTAGCAGGAGGGATTCGCGTCCAGATCCACGCGCAGGGCCGTTCCACCCGACCGCGCATGGAAGCCGAAGGACAGGTCCTCCACCGGACCCGCGGAGATGTTGTGCGCCGTGCCCGGCACGCCCGCGAAGTCCAGGGCGTAGTCGAACGGCATGATGTTGACGACGGGGCCGAACAGCTTGCGCTGTCCACCCACGAGGCGCAGGTCGCGCCGCAGCTGCTCGTAGCGGTAGCGCAGGTGCGGACGCGCGGCCTTCATCTCCGCCGCCACGTCGCGAGCCAGCGCGTACAGCCCCGCGTCCGGCCTTACGGAGACGCGCAGCGGAACGATGTTCATGGCCATGCACGGCACGCGCAGCGACGCCGAACCCAGCCGGCCCATCACCGGCAGGCCCAGCACGGCCTCCGGCGCGCCCGTGCGCTGGTGCAGGTAGATGGCCGTCACGGCCAGCACCAGGTCGGACCAGCTCACGCCCGCCTGCTTCGCGCCCGCCTGCAGCGCCGCCATCAACTCCGGCCGCAGGTGCTCCGACCGCCGCAGGAAGCGCGACGACATGGGGGCCGCCTCCGCGAGCAGCGGAGGCACCGGCGCGTCCTCGAAGCGCTTCACCCAGAAGTCGCGGTCCTTCTCAAACTGGGCGCCGCTCCAGTACGCGACGTCCTCTTCCAGCACGGGGCCCAGCCGGTTGAACCCCGCCGGCGCGGCCTTGCCCGTCACCTCCGCCGTGTAGAGCTCCGCCACCCGCCGGGCGAGCAGCGAGAAACCATAGCCATCCATGGCGATGTGGTGGATGCGCTGAAACCAGAAGGACCGCTCCGGCCCCACGGTGAGCAGCGCCTGCGCGAACAGCGGGCCAGTGCCCAGGTCCACCGTGCGGCCCAGGTCCCTCCACATCCACTCCCGCGCGGCGGCCCAGGGATCGGCCTCGCCGCTCAGGTCCACGTGCTGGAGCGTCCAGTCCGTCCCCGCGTCGATGCGCTGGACCGGACCCTCCGCGCCCGCGACGAAGCGCGAGTGCAGCGCGTCCGCGTCCGCCACCGCCTTGCGCAGGGCGGACTCGAAGCGCACGGGGTCCACGGCGCCGCGGAGCTCGATGCACTCCCCGGCGTTGTAGACGGGGCTCTTCAGGTCGAGCTGTTGCCCCACCCAGATGCCGTGCTGGGCCGCGGTCAGCGGGCGGTGGTCCTGGGATGGGGGAAGCATGACGGGGAAACTCCGAGGGGAAGAAGGGGCCGCCCCGAGGGCGGGTCAAGAGACGCGAGCGCCAGGGGCCATCGCGACAGGCTGCTTCGCGGCGAGCAGCGCGTACCAGTCGGTGAGCGTCGGCTTCTCCGCGAGCTCCACGAAGGACACCTCCGTGCCTCCCTGCCGCCAGCGCTCCACCAAGCTCATCAGGCGGATGGAGTCCATGCCGCGCTCGAGCAGGTTGTCGTCCTCGCCAATCGCGGACGCGGACTCCATCAGCAGCTCCGCCACGTCCGCGCGAAGCTGATCGCGGTCCACCGCCGCGCCGGCCGACTGAACCGGCATCGCGTCCATGAGCTGCTGCGTGGTGGTGACGAACGCCACGAGCTTCGAGGCGTACTCCAGCGCCATCTGGTGCTTCTCCAGCGAGAAGTCCGCGACGGCGTCCGCGACGAGGAAGGGGCGGATCTCACTCATGGAGCCATCGCTGGCCGTCTGCAGGCAGCCGATGTGCGCGTAGATGCCGCAGATGATGAGCTGGTCGCGCCCGTGCTCGCGCATCAGGTCCATCAGGCGCGTGTTGCGGAACGCGCTGTAGCGCCACTTGGTGAGGACGGTGTCGCCCTGGGCCGGGGTGAGCTCGTCGATGATCTGCTGCTTCGGGCCGGCGCGGACGCCGGGGCCCCAGAACTCCAGTTGGAGGCCGCGCTGCTCCGGCGTCTGGTCTCCCGGCTGCGCGGAGTAGATGACGGGGATGCCCAGCTTCACCGCGTGCTCGCGCAGGCGCTGGATGTTGGCCACCAGGTCCGTCACCGGGGACTGCCCCTGGGTGAAGGCGTCCACGAAGTAGCGCTGCATGTCGTGGATGAGCAGGACGCAGCGCTGGGGCTCCGGCGTCCAGGCGAGCTTGTTCCGGGGCAGGTCCGCCGCGCCGGGCATGGAGTAGGGGGCAATGGCAGGCAGTGCCATGGAGGGCTCCTGTTTCAGGGAGAAGGAGTGGAGAGGGACTGGCGCAGGCTGTCGCGCAGCGCCTTCTTGCTGACCTTGCCGACGCCCGTCTGCGGGAAGGCCGCGACGAACTCGATGCGGTCGGGGATCTTGAACGACGCCAGGCCGCGCTGGCGCAGGAAGGCGTTGAGCGCGGAGGGGGCGGGGGCCTCGCCTCGGGGGATGACGACGGCGCAGGTGCGTTCGCCCAGGAACTTGTCCGGGATGGCCACCACCGCGGCGTCGCTGACGGAAGGGTGGGCGAGCAGGTGGTTCTCCACCTCCTCCGCCGCGACCTTGTCGCCGCCCCGGTTGATCTGATCCTTCGCGCGCCCCTCCACCACGAGGTAGCCCTCGGGCGTCAGGCGCACCAGGTCGCCCGTGCGGTAGAAGCCGTCCGGAGTGAAGGCCTTCGCGTTGTGCGCGTCCGCCTTGTAGTAGCCGCGGATCGTGTACGGCCCGCGCGTGAGCAGGTGCCCCGTCTCACCCGGAGCCACCGGCACGTCGTCGTCGTCCACCACGCGCAGTTCGTCCGCGTCCGACATGGGGCGGCCCTGCGTGGTGACGATGCGCGTCTCCGGGTCGTCCAGCCGCGTGTAGTTCACCAGGCCCTCGGCCATGCCGAAGACCTGCTGGAGCCCACAGCCCAGCGTGGGGCGCACGCGCGCGGCGGCCTCGTCGCTCAACCGGGCGCCGCCCACCTGGAGGACCTTCAGGCTGGACAGGTCGTGCTTCTTCGCCAGCGTCGAGTCCA
The sequence above is drawn from the Corallococcus sp. NCRR genome and encodes:
- the mxcH gene encoding TonB-dependent siderophore myxochelin receptor MxcH gives rise to the protein MALLSSICFGGLAHAGTTQAEAPAATPEAAPAEPVIELPKLIHAVEAPYPEEAERARLEANVRLRLRVDTQGVVTEAEVMEPVGHGFDEAARTAALQFRFMPAKRNGVLAPARVTYTYVFQLPGRSKAVAATPPPALSSGPKAPASQDDEAPTEYEEDVEVTSVGETRAERRRKSAEAVQVIELEQARMESADLGTALARTEGVDVRRTGGLGSGARISIAGLSDDQVRFFIDGVPLEFAGYGPGLANVPVNLVQQMEVYTGVVPIRFGADVLGGAVELVTDQDVRGSAVAGSYELASFNTHRFTASGRHYQDSTGLMVRAHGFYDDARNDYPVNVEVPNDLGKPVPVEVRRFHDGYRAGGASVEAGFVDKPWARRLLVRGFFNAAGRDIQNDVNMESAYGEVTTADGSAGATLRYAQTYDPGVSVDAVGGYTFRRNRFLDIGSCAYDWYGRCFLTLPQPGEITEGGTERYVNQHTAFARLNAAWTPVPGGPHTLRLAVSPTFVARTGEDRRLQANNQPDPLSAPRGVTSLVTGLEYQFDAMDGRLQNIAFVKDYLQDVRARKLLASAEFLDQGRTAHELGVGDGLRFRITPELSAKASYEWATRLPRPDELFGDGNLIDANLTLQPETSHNFNLGLGYASEPGRAGSFRANVGGFARLTDQLIILIGQGSSFTYQNVHGSRSLGGMGSVGWTSPGRYLSLDGNATYQDLRNTSGEGNYAEFNDQRIPNRPYLTANGSAQARVTGLLKFQDELLVTWRTRYLDGFLLSWEALGNDEKLGIDSQLTHGLALTYVIRDMTTRLSWTLDFQNITNAQTYDFYGVQRPGRLIAAKFTLER
- a CDS encoding 3-deoxy-7-phosphoheptulonate synthase class II, with amino-acid sequence MTNSSWSPSSWRAKPVRYIPDDYPDPSALARVEAELARLPPLVHAEETRRLREALGQVAEGKAFLLQGGDCAESFKEFSARNVRDTFQLLLQMAGVLTFAGGCPVVKVGRIAGQFAKPRSNATETVNGVTLPSYRGDIINGMDFDARERTPDPQRLLRAYHQSAETLQLVRAFAREGYTDLTRLLGHRPESEGAVRPVDFFTSHEALLLNVEQAMTRVDEATGGWYDTSAHMLWIGERTRQLDGGHVEFMRGIQNPIGLKCGPTMEPDDLVRLIDTLNPQGLPGKLTLIGRFGSDQVAARLPRLMAATRRHGSPVVWSIDPMHGNTHKASNGYKTRSLERILAEVMGFLQVAAAEGVHPGGLHLEMTGQDVTECLGGPLDVSEDDLSDRYHTHCDPRLNADQSLQLAFRVADGLHTTVRTPQDRAA
- the mxcG gene encoding myxochelin non-ribosomal peptide synthetase MxcG gives rise to the protein MLPPSQDHRPLTAAQHGIWVGQQLDLKSPVYNAGECIELRGAVDPVRFESALRKAVADADALHSRFVAGAEGPVQRIDAGTDWTLQHVDLSGEADPWAAAREWMWRDLGRTVDLGTGPLFAQALLTVGPERSFWFQRIHHIAMDGYGFSLLARRVAELYTAEVTGKAAPAGFNRLGPVLEEDVAYWSGAQFEKDRDFWVKRFEDAPVPPLLAEAAPMSSRFLRRSEHLRPELMAALQAGAKQAGVSWSDLVLAVTAIYLHQRTGAPEAVLGLPVMGRLGSASLRVPCMAMNIVPLRVSVRPDAGLYALARDVAAEMKAARPHLRYRYEQLRRDLRLVGGQRKLFGPVVNIMPFDYALDFAGVPGTAHNISAGPVEDLSFGFHARSGGTALRVDLDANPSCYTEAALKEHQRGFLQLLESLLAQPEQPVRRSATGEVGSVLDGGPVPPVRPVLELLKAQAEVRPDAVALEHGRWRMTYRELVTASQALASRLVEAGVRPDTAVAVKVPRGIDAIVSSLGILFAGAGYLPIDPTGPATRNAAILQDARPAVMVVSERPLPDTDPTAPGGLVVQRLDQAATSAPDSTEPASAAAPAAQRPGARDAEAASSAEVRLAYVIYTSGSTGQPNGVQISHGALAHFVASATQRYRVGPEDRVLQFAPLHFDASVEEIFVTLCAGGRLVLRTDEMLQSVPRLMEACAEAGITLLDLPTAFWHELAYSLSTGAARLPDALRTVIIGGEAALPERIVRWKDVADDRVRLLNTYGPTEATVVATVAEIAGPDALPSSDEVPIGRPLPGVIAAVVTPQGRLAAPGKEGELCLMGGALARGYLGRPELDAARFTRLDAVEGTPRAYRTGDKVRVREDGQLVFVGRVDDEFKISGHRIDPAEVETVLLKYPGIREAAVVGQVLPGGSRRLCAHLVASPEPSPAELRKHLLAALPAPMVPGAFAFAERLPRTSTGKIDRKALQNATPADESAALLASATPMERTVLEVWEQVLGRAATSLQDDFFELGGQSLQSIQVANRLGIAVGRDVPVATVFKHPTVSGLAQALQGGSTGGAEAGGLTAAMLADAELGEDIVPSTTGEAWAREPSRQDYRQVLLTGATGFVGAHLLHQLLTRTDARIICPVRAKDEAQAMERLRSALTGQKLPLNGLEARVLALPADLSQPLLGLDATRFHGLAAECDAVIHNAAVVSVVREYGSLQGVNVRGTRELLKLAAAVRPKPFHYVSTLAVAPQANLSPDVPEAFVPAHPGLRDGYQQSKWIAERLVQQASERGLPATVYRLGRVVGAPDTALVNTQDLVWRIVLAGLPVRALPLLDVGEVWTPVDFVASAIVQLSRASHPGAVFNVTPAAEVRLSELFGWVRDYGYPLDLCHVPEWRDRVAKGSGGHDATLAFFDLRSGDSTPAFGLGPIRCERLLAALEGTGVRCPPTDRTLLYRYLDSCVAQGILPPKVTALP
- a CDS encoding isochorismatase family protein, with protein sequence MALPAIAPYSMPGAADLPRNKLAWTPEPQRCVLLIHDMQRYFVDAFTQGQSPVTDLVANIQRLREHAVKLGIPVIYSAQPGDQTPEQRGLQLEFWGPGVRAGPKQQIIDELTPAQGDTVLTKWRYSAFRNTRLMDLMREHGRDQLIICGIYAHIGCLQTASDGSMSEIRPFLVADAVADFSLEKHQMALEYASKLVAFVTTTQQLMDAMPVQSAGAAVDRDQLRADVAELLMESASAIGEDDNLLERGMDSIRLMSLVERWRQGGTEVSFVELAEKPTLTDWYALLAAKQPVAMAPGARVS